In Candidatus Binatota bacterium, a single window of DNA contains:
- a CDS encoding HAMP domain-containing protein, translating to MRSIRTRIASYTAGLLVGSALLYGLLGLRVTSELRPVLSLQLKDSAAITRAALQELLAGQLQNVKTWASLGLTNSTRTEDQPELAHFLEQLTRNYAVYLDVLVLDGNDVCLASSWPEHRGLTYPGLGKRFLDAHQRPRPAVAWSEEHQTFYVGIASPLLGSKNGALLVAMLDRAALDTIVRPRRDSAPVELLLLNADLEILAGSNRALLGDSLPLWENQLIKGGKHEHDDEQIYSAVDPAGEELLVSRLPLQAYRALPRLDWTVVASLPEQLAFLPLTRARNYIVLLVLAAIVLGIAMAWALAESVARPIKELTLVTQRIAREGTLEAVPDPDSNDEVGELARSFQAMVENVTAAHDELVQSSKLAFLGELAAGIAHEIRTPLGIIKNSAQLLERRALKADDKEAQEFSRFIQGESDRLNLTVDELLNLARPTPLKKSPASINAIVERATGFLSTEARARKVSLSADLAPSLPETRCDAGQLFQVLLNLTMNSLQVSTPGSSVLISTRRLGDELEIAVTDDGPGIPPDLLGALFTPFVSQREGGLGLGLAIVKRIVEAHGGKISGENLQTAGARFALTLPISTPGDSDEEIV from the coding sequence ATGAGATCGATACGTACTCGAATCGCTTCTTACACCGCGGGCCTGCTCGTGGGATCCGCCCTGCTGTACGGACTTCTTGGCCTGCGCGTCACCTCCGAGCTTCGCCCCGTCCTGTCGCTGCAGCTCAAGGACTCGGCCGCCATTACCCGGGCGGCCCTGCAGGAACTGCTGGCCGGCCAACTGCAGAACGTCAAGACCTGGGCAAGCCTCGGACTCACTAACTCCACTCGCACCGAGGACCAACCCGAGTTGGCACATTTTCTCGAGCAGCTGACCCGTAACTACGCCGTGTATCTTGACGTGCTGGTACTCGACGGCAACGACGTCTGCCTGGCGTCGAGCTGGCCCGAGCATCGGGGCCTTACTTACCCCGGCCTGGGCAAACGGTTCCTGGACGCCCACCAACGCCCGCGACCGGCAGTGGCATGGTCCGAAGAGCACCAAACTTTTTACGTTGGCATCGCTTCCCCCCTGCTGGGGAGCAAAAATGGAGCGCTACTCGTGGCGATGCTGGACCGCGCCGCGCTCGACACCATCGTGCGTCCGCGCAGAGACTCAGCCCCGGTGGAGCTACTGCTGCTCAACGCCGACCTGGAGATACTGGCTGGCTCAAACCGTGCCCTGCTCGGCGACTCGCTTCCCCTCTGGGAGAATCAGCTGATCAAAGGCGGCAAACACGAGCACGACGATGAGCAGATCTATTCGGCTGTTGACCCGGCCGGAGAGGAACTGCTCGTGAGCCGACTCCCCCTGCAGGCTTACAGGGCACTGCCACGACTGGACTGGACGGTTGTTGCTTCGCTGCCCGAACAGCTGGCCTTCCTGCCCCTGACCAGGGCGCGCAATTACATAGTGCTGCTGGTACTGGCGGCCATCGTACTGGGCATAGCCATGGCCTGGGCCCTGGCCGAAAGCGTCGCACGGCCAATCAAGGAGCTTACCCTGGTCACCCAGCGCATAGCCAGGGAAGGCACACTGGAGGCCGTCCCCGACCCGGACAGCAACGACGAGGTGGGTGAGCTGGCCCGTTCCTTTCAGGCCATGGTCGAAAACGTGACCGCCGCCCACGACGAACTGGTGCAATCATCCAAGCTCGCCTTCCTGGGGGAACTTGCGGCCGGCATAGCGCACGAAATCCGTACCCCCCTGGGCATCATAAAGAACTCTGCGCAACTGCTCGAAAGGCGGGCGCTGAAGGCAGACGACAAGGAGGCCCAGGAGTTCTCTCGTTTCATACAGGGAGAATCCGATCGTCTGAATTTAACTGTGGATGAACTGCTCAACCTGGCGCGCCCCACCCCGCTCAAAAAATCACCCGCGTCGATCAACGCCATCGTCGAACGGGCCACTGGTTTTCTTTCTACCGAGGCGCGGGCGAGAAAGGTCTCTCTTTCGGCCGACCTGGCCCCGTCGTTGCCCGAGACCAGGTGCGATGCCGGGCAGCTGTTCCAGGTGCTGCTCAACCTCACCATGAACTCGCTACAGGTAAGTACGCCTGGTTCGTCAGTGTTGATCTCCACCCGCCGCCTGGGCGATGAGCTTGAGATTGCCGTGACCGACGACGGCCCGGGCATACCCCCCGACCTGCTGGGTGCCCTGTTCACGCCCTTCGTCAGTCAGCGCGAAGGCGGGCTGGGACTGGGGCTCGCGATAGTAAAGCGTATCGTCGAGGCGCACGGGGGCAAGATAAGCGGAGAGAATCTTCAAACAGCAGGGGCGCGCTTCGCCCTCACGCTGCCCATTTCCACCCCGGGCGACAGCGACGAGGAGATAGTCTGA
- a CDS encoding NAD(P)H-quinone oxidoreductase produces the protein MQAVVIREPGGPEVLVPAELPTPQADTGQVLIRVTAAGVNRPDTLQRMGLYPAPADAPDWPGLEVSGTVAAVGQGVSRYKGGEQVVALLNGGGYAEYATAHEGSVLPLPSTIDPVDGAGLPEALFTVWYNVFDRAALAPGESLLVHGGASGIGTTAIQLGAARGHRVFTTAGSDERCARCLELGAELAINYNDDDFVEKITAATNRRGVDVILDMVGGDYVERNLACLAESGRMSIIAFLRGSRVEVDLLRLMLKRQVITGSTLRVRSSEEKIRIANALATEVWPLLESGAVAPVVDSVFPLAEAAAAHAHMEEGLHVGKILLTTEG, from the coding sequence ATGCAGGCCGTGGTCATCCGCGAGCCCGGCGGCCCCGAGGTGCTGGTGCCAGCCGAACTGCCCACGCCGCAGGCTGACACCGGCCAGGTGCTCATCCGCGTTACGGCTGCCGGGGTGAACCGTCCCGACACGCTGCAACGAATGGGTCTTTACCCTGCGCCCGCCGATGCTCCCGACTGGCCGGGCCTCGAAGTGTCGGGAACCGTGGCCGCCGTGGGACAGGGCGTGAGTCGCTACAAGGGCGGCGAACAGGTCGTGGCCCTGCTCAACGGTGGCGGCTACGCCGAGTACGCCACGGCGCACGAGGGCAGCGTGCTGCCCTTGCCGAGCACCATAGACCCGGTCGACGGCGCCGGCCTGCCCGAAGCGCTGTTCACGGTCTGGTACAACGTCTTCGACCGCGCGGCCCTTGCCCCCGGTGAGAGCCTGCTCGTGCACGGCGGCGCGAGCGGCATCGGCACCACAGCCATACAGCTGGGCGCGGCGCGTGGGCACCGCGTGTTTACCACCGCCGGCAGCGACGAGAGATGCGCGCGCTGCCTCGAGCTCGGCGCCGAGCTGGCGATCAATTACAACGACGACGATTTCGTCGAAAAAATTACCGCCGCCACCAATCGACGCGGCGTCGACGTGATACTCGATATGGTCGGCGGCGACTACGTCGAGCGCAACCTGGCCTGCCTGGCCGAGAGCGGCCGCATGTCGATAATCGCCTTCCTGCGTGGGTCGCGGGTGGAGGTGGACCTGCTCAGGCTCATGCTCAAGCGCCAGGTCATCACCGGCTCAACGCTGAGAGTGCGTAGCAGCGAAGAGAAAATACGCATAGCAAACGCCTTGGCAACCGAGGTGTGGCCGTTGTTGGAATCGGGTGCGGTCGCACCCGTTGTCGACTCGGTGTTCCCCCTCGCCGAGGCCGCCGCCGCCCACGCCCACATGGAAGAAGGCCTGCACGTGGGCAAGATCCTGCTCACGACCGAAGGCTGA
- a CDS encoding peptidylprolyl isomerase → MRGLQRDPDINKEQQAVSTPSNDPIAAIDAYIEAQSIDTTQADWKTNLSRPDCLQFEPGCQLTWTLATNIGELVIRLMPDVAPMHVSSTLFLTRLGFYDDVVFHRVISGFMAQGGDPLGQGFGGPGYQYDGEFSADERHDRPGLLSMANAGPGTDGSQFFITFVPTPHLDDAHTIFGEVVDGMTTLGGLEQRGSGSGETTERLFIEKATVALG, encoded by the coding sequence ATACGCGGCTTACAGCGGGATCCGGATATAAATAAGGAGCAACAAGCAGTGAGCACCCCCAGCAACGACCCCATCGCAGCCATCGACGCCTACATAGAGGCGCAATCAATCGACACCACGCAGGCGGACTGGAAAACTAATCTGTCCAGGCCCGACTGCCTGCAGTTTGAGCCCGGTTGCCAGCTCACCTGGACGCTGGCGACCAACATCGGCGAGCTGGTCATCCGGCTGATGCCCGACGTGGCACCCATGCACGTGTCGAGCACGCTCTTTCTTACGCGCCTGGGTTTCTACGACGACGTGGTTTTTCACCGTGTAATAAGCGGCTTCATGGCCCAGGGCGGCGACCCGCTGGGCCAAGGCTTCGGCGGCCCGGGTTACCAGTACGACGGCGAGTTCTCCGCCGACGAGCGTCACGACAGGCCGGGCCTTCTCAGCATGGCCAACGCTGGACCGGGCACCGACGGCAGCCAGTTCTTCATCACCTTTGTACCCACTCCCCACCTCGACGACGCCCATACTATTTTTGGCGAAGTCGTAGATGGCATGACCACGCTGGGCGGACTCGAACAACGCGGCAGCGGTAGCGGGGAAACTACCGAGCGGCTGTTCATAGAAAAAGCCACCGTCGCTCTAGGCTGA
- a CDS encoding 2-hydroxychromene-2-carboxylate isomerase produces MFGRPHRVDYFHQVDDPYSALTAQLLERFAARYQVELACHIVRPPRAAAAPEPRMLQDYSLADALAVAGELGLRFEALGGRPSDSSLLLATRALAAAVETGTMPGVAASVSSALWGGDRQALERSTSALLQAAPDDQRVENLLDEGDRLRGKHGHYLGATFYYAGEWYWGVDRLHYLEQRLGDLGLRRSLPDGGAQGQSLVEPVLVAAPAGSGEGFVLEYFASLRSPYTAIVTPRVFEFAERSGVELRVRPVLPMVMRGLAVPRAKRMYILLDTAREARRAGVPFGRVSDPLGRPVERALSLHDWARGQGREREYLLAFYDLVWAHGIDAGSDAGLRQIVQRAGLDWSSACAVVDNDDWRGEVEQNRVDMMAAGCWGVPSFRLSGPGLGEPLVTWGQDRLWLIERALTGLS; encoded by the coding sequence CTGTTCGGCCGCCCCCATCGCGTAGATTATTTTCACCAGGTCGATGACCCTTACTCGGCCCTGACGGCCCAGCTGCTCGAGCGGTTCGCCGCGCGCTACCAGGTGGAACTCGCCTGTCACATCGTGCGCCCACCCCGCGCGGCTGCGGCACCCGAGCCGCGAATGCTCCAGGACTACTCGCTGGCCGACGCCCTGGCAGTAGCCGGGGAGTTGGGCCTGCGTTTCGAGGCGCTCGGGGGACGCCCTTCGGACAGCTCGCTTCTCCTTGCCACGCGGGCACTGGCGGCGGCTGTAGAAACAGGGACGATGCCCGGCGTGGCAGCATCGGTAAGCTCGGCCTTGTGGGGTGGCGACCGGCAGGCGCTGGAGCGGTCGACCTCTGCGCTGTTGCAGGCCGCGCCTGATGACCAGCGGGTCGAAAATCTGCTCGACGAGGGTGACCGCCTGCGCGGCAAACACGGGCATTATCTTGGAGCGACCTTCTACTACGCGGGCGAGTGGTACTGGGGTGTGGACAGGCTGCACTATCTTGAGCAGCGCCTCGGCGACCTGGGCCTGCGCCGGAGCTTGCCCGACGGCGGCGCTCAAGGCCAGTCACTCGTGGAGCCTGTGCTTGTCGCGGCGCCGGCCGGCAGCGGCGAGGGGTTCGTGCTCGAATACTTCGCTTCGCTGCGTAGCCCCTACACCGCGATAGTTACGCCGAGGGTTTTTGAATTTGCCGAGCGCAGCGGGGTCGAGCTGCGCGTGCGCCCGGTGCTGCCCATGGTGATGCGCGGACTGGCCGTGCCCAGGGCCAAGCGCATGTACATACTGCTCGACACCGCGCGAGAGGCCAGGCGGGCAGGGGTGCCGTTCGGCCGCGTGAGCGATCCGCTTGGTCGTCCGGTCGAGAGAGCGCTGTCGCTGCATGACTGGGCCCGCGGGCAGGGTCGTGAGCGCGAGTACCTGCTGGCCTTCTACGACCTGGTGTGGGCCCACGGGATCGACGCCGGAAGCGACGCGGGCCTGCGGCAGATAGTGCAGCGAGCCGGCCTGGACTGGAGCAGCGCCTGCGCCGTTGTTGACAACGACGACTGGCGCGGCGAGGTCGAGCAGAACCGGGTGGACATGATGGCAGCGGGTTGCTGGGGTGTGCCCAGCTTCAGGCTTTCGGGGCCGGGGCTCGGCGAGCCACTGGTGACCTGGGGCCAGGATAGGCTGTGGCTGATAGAGCGGGCGCTGACAGGTCTTTCCTAG
- a CDS encoding long-chain-fatty-acid--CoA ligase → MKNNIGLFLAKRAELDPDLEAFVGLESGQRLTYREFNERSCRTANALTGLGVGKGDRVALLMMNGAEYIESFFAIARIGAIVVPLNWRLVADELTFILSDSGATVLLFDGEFAEVVAALQGRPDATAVTTWVQAGDDQRADWASSYDELQQSASADAPETGGEDEDELYIMYTSGTTGLPKGAVHTHASAMWGALTIAATADMRYADRYMVTLPLFHVGALTPMLVNVYKGGTSVVMRAFDPVRAWQALEEEKIDNMLLVPAMLNFMLQVPDFDKYDRSRLRWCMSGAAPVPVNLIERCAELDIEIQQVYGMTESCGPACLLTSADSLRKAGSTGKAFFHTDVRVVDDKGDDVAPGEAGEVWIRGAHVMKEYWNRPEASEETLAGGWLHSGDIATIDDEGFIYIQDRMKDMIISGGENVYPAEIENVLLDCDGVADAAVIGQPSEKWGESPVAVLVGSAGPVDPGTVLEHCKTRLAAFKRPVAVEMVEEIPRNPSGKILKRILRERYPGPAPA, encoded by the coding sequence ATGAAAAACAACATCGGGCTTTTCCTGGCCAAGCGTGCCGAACTCGACCCGGACCTCGAGGCCTTCGTGGGCCTGGAGTCGGGGCAGCGATTGACCTACCGCGAGTTCAACGAGCGCTCCTGCCGGACGGCCAATGCGCTCACCGGGCTCGGCGTAGGCAAGGGCGACCGCGTGGCGTTGCTGATGATGAACGGCGCCGAGTACATCGAGTCGTTCTTCGCTATCGCCAGGATAGGCGCCATCGTGGTGCCGCTTAACTGGCGACTGGTGGCCGACGAGCTGACGTTTATATTGTCGGACAGTGGCGCCACCGTGTTGTTGTTTGACGGTGAGTTTGCCGAGGTGGTGGCCGCGCTGCAGGGGCGACCCGACGCGACGGCGGTGACCACCTGGGTGCAGGCGGGCGATGACCAACGAGCCGACTGGGCCTCGTCCTACGACGAGCTGCAGCAGTCCGCGTCGGCTGACGCTCCGGAAACCGGCGGCGAGGACGAAGACGAACTTTACATAATGTACACCTCGGGTACGACCGGTTTACCCAAGGGGGCGGTACACACGCACGCGTCGGCCATGTGGGGGGCCTTGACGATAGCCGCTACCGCAGACATGCGTTACGCCGACCGTTACATGGTTACCCTGCCGTTGTTCCACGTCGGCGCGCTTACACCGATGCTTGTTAATGTCTACAAGGGTGGCACGAGCGTGGTAATGCGCGCGTTCGACCCGGTGCGAGCCTGGCAGGCCCTGGAAGAAGAAAAGATTGATAATATGCTGCTGGTGCCGGCGATGCTCAATTTCATGTTGCAGGTGCCCGACTTCGACAAGTACGACCGCAGCCGTCTGCGCTGGTGCATGAGCGGCGCCGCTCCGGTACCCGTCAACCTCATAGAGCGCTGCGCCGAGCTGGATATAGAAATCCAGCAGGTCTACGGCATGACCGAGTCCTGCGGGCCGGCTTGCCTGTTGACCTCGGCCGATTCGCTGCGCAAGGCCGGGTCTACCGGCAAGGCCTTTTTTCACACCGACGTACGGGTAGTCGATGACAAGGGCGACGATGTAGCGCCCGGAGAAGCCGGGGAGGTATGGATACGGGGCGCCCACGTGATGAAAGAGTACTGGAACCGGCCCGAGGCCTCCGAGGAGACCCTGGCCGGTGGTTGGCTGCACTCGGGGGACATCGCGACGATAGACGACGAGGGTTTTATATACATACAGGATCGAATGAAGGACATGATCATTTCGGGCGGTGAGAACGTGTACCCCGCCGAGATAGAAAACGTGTTGCTCGACTGCGACGGCGTGGCCGACGCTGCGGTCATCGGCCAGCCCAGCGAGAAGTGGGGCGAATCGCCGGTGGCCGTGCTGGTGGGTTCGGCCGGCCCGGTAGATCCCGGCACAGTGCTTGAGCACTGCAAGACCCGGCTGGCCGCCTTCAAGAGACCGGTGGCTGTTGAGATGGTCGAAGAAATTCCCCGCAACCCTTCGGGTAAGATACTCAAACGCATACTGCGCGAGCGCTACCCCGGACCTGCGCCCGCCTGA
- a CDS encoding MarR family transcriptional regulator: MCIYTDMGRGSEKTSAGDSGSGKDSGCACFNIRRAARAVTRLYDDTIRSTGLRSSQVMLLMGVRAMGPVSVGNLAEEAVLDRTTLTRNLRPLEREGLVRIEQGVDRRERVVSLTAKGDSRLKVAMPVMRKAQQKVEELVGGNCVSRVIEDLGRLVGATRTRA; this comes from the coding sequence ATGTGTATATACACAGACATGGGAAGGGGCTCTGAAAAGACCAGCGCTGGCGACAGCGGCAGTGGAAAGGACAGCGGATGTGCGTGCTTCAACATACGCCGTGCGGCCAGGGCTGTTACCCGCCTTTACGACGACACAATCAGGTCCACAGGGCTCAGATCTTCGCAGGTTATGCTGCTTATGGGCGTGCGTGCCATGGGCCCGGTAAGCGTGGGCAACCTGGCCGAGGAAGCCGTGCTTGACCGCACTACGCTTACCCGAAATCTGCGCCCACTGGAGCGCGAAGGACTGGTTCGCATAGAGCAGGGCGTGGACAGGCGCGAGCGGGTGGTAAGTCTTACCGCCAAGGGAGACAGCAGGCTCAAGGTGGCGATGCCGGTGATGCGCAAGGCGCAACAGAAGGTGGAGGAATTGGTGGGGGGCAACTGCGTTTCCCGGGTCATAGAGGATCTGGGGCGTTTGGTGGGTGCTACCAGGACGAGGGCGTAA